In one Siniperca chuatsi isolate FFG_IHB_CAS linkage group LG14, ASM2008510v1, whole genome shotgun sequence genomic region, the following are encoded:
- the im:7136398 gene encoding schwannomin-interacting protein 1, with the protein MEGEKEMAEEEKEEEEEEEEKELHHHIAAAPSVDYPDLPIMHWEDLSQRIAELEKQEQERRERSKRGTGVRMQESQGGVWRDVWEEEEEDFRRCRVSVVTSRFHNHRNLQLCFINNSDSEDEEEGTNRKVSMGTGGNGCHAAGLKQEVATALRTLRDKLLAEQKEKEHLAGSSGVAKRKHLELWELQECSVQQLSSLRASLQQDVHALSSELVTHLLVRDQLRTKQDAMLLDVQDLT; encoded by the exons atggagggagagaaagagatggcagaggaggagaaggaggaggaggaggaggaggaggagaaagagctTCATCATCACATCGCAGCGGCGCCCTCTGTGGACTACCCGGACCTTCCCATCATGCATTGGGAGGACTTGAGCCAGCGGATAGCTGAGTTGGAGAaacaggagcaggagaggagggaaaggtCGAAG AGGGGGACGGGGGTGAGGATGCAGGAGAGTCAGGGGGGAGTGTGGAGAGACGtctgggaggaagaggaggaagacttcAGGAGGTGTCGAGTCTCTGTCGTCACGTCGCG ATTTCACAACCACAGAAACCTGCAGCTGTGCTTCATCAACAACAGCGACAGCGAAGACGAGGAGGAAGGAACCAACAGAAAG GTTTCCATGGGAACGGGGGGCAACGGTTGCCATGCCGCTGggctgaaacaggaagtggccACCGCTCTGAGGACGCTGAGAGACAAACTGCTGGCTGagcagaaggagaaggag CATCTGGCAGGCAGCAGCGGTGTTGCCAAGCGGAAACATCTGGAGCTGTGGGAGCTGCAGGAGTGTTCGGTGCAGCAGCTCAGCAGCTTGAGAGCATCACTTCAACAGGACGTGcacg CACTGAGCTCCGAGCTGGTGACCCACCTGTTGGTACGAGACCAGCTGAGGACGAAGCAGGACGCCATGCTGCTGGACGTCCAGGACCTGACCTAA
- the LOC122887761 gene encoding flavin-containing monooxygenase FMO GS-OX-like 4 isoform X1, whose protein sequence is MMLQRVAVVGAGAAGLCAARHILSRRNSFAPPVVFELTGNIGGTWCYDERVGAYDNGRPIHSSMYNNLRTNLPKEVMMFPDFPFDPQLNSFLPHQEVQRYLEGYCQSHDIRPHIRFNTVVENVKPVVVTTEGEEARTAWEVTSSDLSGRQKTETFDSVFVCSGHYSDPHVPDIPGIGNFKGKVLHSHAYRCAEPFSGQSVVVLGAKASGLDISIELAKVGAQVTLSHGRPRFTFPLPSGIRQSSPVAAVQEDGSIRFQDGSVGGADVLMFCTGYNFRYPFLDAAQLGLEIQDHVVSPLYRFLMPPAFPSLFFIGICKIICPFPNFNCQVQFALAVLDGSVTLPSQAQMEDEVRRELQEKMARGVQQRHLLIMDQDQWEYCQALARAAGFPPLSPVVRSLYEEVWRQRRVHPEDYRRLNYRLISDTQWELID, encoded by the exons ATGATGCTGCAGCGGGTGGCGGTCGTCGGCGCCGGGGCGGCGGGACTCTGTGCAGCCAGACACATCCTGTCCCGCCGGAACAGCTTCGCCCCCCCGGTGGTGTTCGAGCTCACCGGCAACATCGGCGGCACCTGGTGTTATGATGAACGCGTCGGGGCGTACGACAACGGACGGCCGATTCACAGCAGCATGTACAATAACCTCAG GACCAACCTGCCCAAGGAGGTGATGATGTTCCCCGATTTCCCCTTCGACCCCCAGCTGAACAGCTTCCTGCCCCATCAGGAGGTCCAGAGGTACCTGGAGGGATACTGCCAGAGCCACGACATCCGGCCTCACATCAGG ttcaacacagtggtggaaaacgTGAAGCCCGTCGTCGTGACTACGGAGGGCGAGGAGGCGAGGACAGCGTGGGAAGTGACATCATCTGATTTGTCGGGTCGTCAGAAAACGGAGACCTTCGACTCGGTCTTCGTCTGCTCGGG GCACTACTCCGACCCTCACGTCCCGGACATCCCGGGGATAGGGAACTTTAAAG GAAAGGTGCTCCACAGTCACGCGTACAGGTGTGCAGAACCGTTCTCGGGTCAGTCAGTGGTGGTTCTGGGAGCCAAAGCGTCAGGATTGGACATTTCCATTGAACTGGCCAAAGTCGGTGCTCAG gtGACTCTGAGTCACGGCCGTCCTCGTTTCACCTTTCCTCTCCCTTCCGGGATTCGTCAGTCCAGTCCGGTGGCGGCGGTCCAGGAGGACGGCAGCATTCGCTTCCAG GACGGCTCTGTGGGCGGGGCTGACGTCCTGATGTTCTGCACCGGGTACAACTTCAGGTATCCGTTCCTGGATGCGGCTCAGCTGGGTCTGGAGATCCAGGACCACGTGGTGTCGCCACTGTACCGCTTCCTGATGCCCCCAGccttcccctcgctcttcttcatCGGCATCTGCAAGATCATCTGCCCCTTCCCCAACTTCAACTGCCAG GTCCAGTTCGCTCTGGCCGTGTTGGACGGCTCGGTCACTTTACCGTCTCAGGCCCAGATGGAGGATGAGGTCCGGCGGGAGCTGCAGGAAAAGATGGCGCGTGGAGTCCAGCAGCGCCACCTGCTGATAATGGACCAGGATCAGTGGGAGTACTGCCAGGCGCTGGCTCGCGCCGCCGGCTTCCCGCCGCTGTCGCCAGTTGTGCGCAGCCTGTACGAGGAGGTGTGGCGACAGCGACGAGTTCACCCCGAAGACTACCGGAGGCTCAACTACCGGCTGATCAGCGACACCCAGTGGGAGCTGATCGATTGA
- the LOC122887760 gene encoding P2Y purinoceptor 3 — MGLSQASNITPIIGLAAAAVVSNHPNTSGTSPTSSLPPSSCSIDESYKYVFLPVCYSLTFLFSLTLNSVVLLRSCRHHGGGGCCGGGGCGGGRRWNTSLIYMVNLATTDLMYGLSLPFLVASYVMRDHWVFGDFMCRLVRFLFYFNLYCSIFFLTCISVHRYLGICHPIRTITLESKRVVKGTCALVWVVVFILTCPIFRFAQTGYVQRGGGGVVKPGGAREGGNSTGSQLEGKEGYMNCWDDAIDKEFADYVPYGIVLHLLGFFVPFVIIAWCYSQVVRTIFQTLRSPPSSIEGGEDGPVGDGVTEGVRDKERTSVSFSGSQYSHYIRRRRKSIKTIVTITLLFALCFLPFHVTRTLFLLLRWGRLGGCNLMKTVSICYKVTRPLASCNAWLNALLYFLTGDKGAPCCWPAEPTIRRDRRSGSLWWPLKILKKEGVAEEDQEAAEKVEREVHMENESKSSRVIF, encoded by the exons ATGGGATTGAGCCAAGCCTCCAACATCACTCCAATCATCGGTTTGGCGGCGGCGGCAGTGGTGAGCAACCATCCCAACACCTCTGGCACCTCGCCCACCTCGTCCCTCCCTCCGTCGTCCTGCAGCATCGACGAATCCTACAAGTACGTCTTCCTGCCCGTCTGCTACTCGCTGACCTTCCTCTTCAGCCTCACCCTCAACTCGGTGGTGCTGCTGCGCTCCTGCCGCCACCACGGCGGTGGCGGCTGCTGCGGTGGGGGCGGCTGTGGTGGCGGGCGACGCTGGAACACCTCTCTGATCTACATGGTGAACCTGGCCACCACCGACCTGATGTATGGCCTGTCGCTGCCCTTCCTGGTGGCGAGCTACGTGATGAGGGACCACTGGGTGTTCGGGGACTTCATGTGCCGCCTCGTCCGCTTCCTCTTCTACTTCAACCTCTACTGCTCCATCTTCTTCCTCACCTGCATCTCCGTGCACAG GTACCTGGGGATCTGCCATCCGATAAGGACCATCACTCTGGAGAGCAAGCGGGTGGTGAAGGGGACCTGCGCGTTGGTGTGGGTAGTGGTCTTCATCCTCACCTGCCCCATCTTCAGGTTCGCCCAGACAGGATACGTCCAGCGAGGAGGCGGTGGGGTTGTCAAGCCTGGAGGGGCGAGGGAAGGCGGGAACAGTACTGGATCTCAGTTGGAGGGCAAGGAGGGATACATGAACTGCTGGGACGACGCCATCGATAAGGAGTTTGCCGACTACGTCCCATATGGCATCGTCCTCCACCTGCTGGGCTTCTTTGTGCCCTTCGTCATCATCGCTTGGTGCTACTCTCAAGTGGTCAGGACGATATTTCAGACCCTGCGCTCCCCTCCCAGTTCGATAGAGGGCGGGGAGGATGGTCCGGTGGGAGACGGGGTGACAGAAGGAGttagagacaaggagagaacctctgtctccttctccggATCGCAGTATTCGCACTACATCCGGAGGCGACGGAAATCCATTAAAACCATCGTAACCATCACACTGCTGTTTGCGCTCTGCTTCCTGCCTTTCCACGTGACCCGGACGCTGTTCCTGCTCCTGCGGTGGGGGCGGCTCGGTGGCTGCAACCTCATGAAGACCGTCTCCATCTGCTACAAGGTCACCCGGCCGCTGGCCTCCTGCAACGCCTGGCTCAACGCCCTCCTCTACTTCCTGACGGGGGATAAGGGTGCCCCCTGCTGCTGGCCGGCAGAACCCACCATCCGCCGAGACCGCCGGAGCGGCTCCCTCTGGTGGCCGCTGAAAATCCTGAAAAAAGAGGGAGTGGCAGAAGAAGACCAGGAGGCGGCCGAGAAGGTTGAAAGGGAGGTGCACATGGAAAATGAGTCCAAGTCTTCAAGGGTCATCTTCTAG
- the LOC122887761 gene encoding flavin-containing monooxygenase FMO GS-OX-like 4 isoform X2: MMFPDFPFDPQLNSFLPHQEVQRYLEGYCQSHDIRPHIRFNTVVENVKPVVVTTEGEEARTAWEVTSSDLSGRQKTETFDSVFVCSGHYSDPHVPDIPGIGNFKGKVLHSHAYRCAEPFSGQSVVVLGAKASGLDISIELAKVGAQVTLSHGRPRFTFPLPSGIRQSSPVAAVQEDGSIRFQDGSVGGADVLMFCTGYNFRYPFLDAAQLGLEIQDHVVSPLYRFLMPPAFPSLFFIGICKIICPFPNFNCQVQFALAVLDGSVTLPSQAQMEDEVRRELQEKMARGVQQRHLLIMDQDQWEYCQALARAAGFPPLSPVVRSLYEEVWRQRRVHPEDYRRLNYRLISDTQWELID, translated from the exons ATGATGTTCCCCGATTTCCCCTTCGACCCCCAGCTGAACAGCTTCCTGCCCCATCAGGAGGTCCAGAGGTACCTGGAGGGATACTGCCAGAGCCACGACATCCGGCCTCACATCAGG ttcaacacagtggtggaaaacgTGAAGCCCGTCGTCGTGACTACGGAGGGCGAGGAGGCGAGGACAGCGTGGGAAGTGACATCATCTGATTTGTCGGGTCGTCAGAAAACGGAGACCTTCGACTCGGTCTTCGTCTGCTCGGG GCACTACTCCGACCCTCACGTCCCGGACATCCCGGGGATAGGGAACTTTAAAG GAAAGGTGCTCCACAGTCACGCGTACAGGTGTGCAGAACCGTTCTCGGGTCAGTCAGTGGTGGTTCTGGGAGCCAAAGCGTCAGGATTGGACATTTCCATTGAACTGGCCAAAGTCGGTGCTCAG gtGACTCTGAGTCACGGCCGTCCTCGTTTCACCTTTCCTCTCCCTTCCGGGATTCGTCAGTCCAGTCCGGTGGCGGCGGTCCAGGAGGACGGCAGCATTCGCTTCCAG GACGGCTCTGTGGGCGGGGCTGACGTCCTGATGTTCTGCACCGGGTACAACTTCAGGTATCCGTTCCTGGATGCGGCTCAGCTGGGTCTGGAGATCCAGGACCACGTGGTGTCGCCACTGTACCGCTTCCTGATGCCCCCAGccttcccctcgctcttcttcatCGGCATCTGCAAGATCATCTGCCCCTTCCCCAACTTCAACTGCCAG GTCCAGTTCGCTCTGGCCGTGTTGGACGGCTCGGTCACTTTACCGTCTCAGGCCCAGATGGAGGATGAGGTCCGGCGGGAGCTGCAGGAAAAGATGGCGCGTGGAGTCCAGCAGCGCCACCTGCTGATAATGGACCAGGATCAGTGGGAGTACTGCCAGGCGCTGGCTCGCGCCGCCGGCTTCCCGCCGCTGTCGCCAGTTGTGCGCAGCCTGTACGAGGAGGTGTGGCGACAGCGACGAGTTCACCCCGAAGACTACCGGAGGCTCAACTACCGGCTGATCAGCGACACCCAGTGGGAGCTGATCGATTGA